CGAAGAAACAACTGTAGAAACACCAGCAGAAGAATCAACTGTGGAAACTGAAAATGAAACGGTTGAAGAAACAGTTCAAAACAATGAAAAAGAAGATGAACTAGACGAACTAGCGCTACTAAAAGAAAAGCTAGAAAAAGAAGAAGAGCGTTATTTACGTCTAAGAGCTGATTTCGACAATTTAAAACGTCGTAATCAAATTGACCGCGTAGCACAAGAAAAGTACCGTGCACAAAATCTACTTACAGATTTATTGCCTGTATTAGATAATTTTGAACGTGCACTACAAGTTGAAGCGACAACGGAAGATGCCCAATCGATGAAACAAGGAATCGAAATGGTGTACCGTTCATTGATAGAAGCTACAAAAAAAGAAGGCTTAGAACCAATTGCTACAGAAGATGCTCCGTTTGATCCGACTATTCATCATGCAGTTATGCAAGAGAAAGATGATACGAAAGAATCAGGAGTTGTCTTACAAGAATTACAAAAAGGTTATATGCTTAAAGATCGTGTACTACGACCAGCAATGGTTAAAGTGAATGAATAATACACATCATAATTTGATGAAAAGAAATTTAGGAGGAAATAGAAATGAGTAAAATTATTGGTATTGACTTAGGTACAACTAACTCTTGCGTATCTGTATTAGAAGGTGGCGAACCTGTAGTAATCGCAAACAAAGAAGGCGCTCGTACAACTCCATCAGTTGTAGCATTTAAAAACGGCGAACGCCAAGTTGGTGAAGTAGCTAAACGTCAATCAATTACAAACCCTAATACAATTATTTCAATTAAACGTCATATGGGTACTGACTACAAAGTGAAAATTGAAGATAAAGAATATACACCTCAAGAAGTTTCAGCAATGATTCTTACTCACTTAAAAGAATATGCTGAAGATTATCTTGGCGAAAAAGTAACAAAAGCAGTTATTACTGTTCCTGCTTACTTCAACGATGCTCAACGTCAAGCAACAAAAGACGCTGGTAAAATCGCAGGTCTTGAAGTTGAACGTATTATCAACGAACCAACAGCTGCTGCACTTGCATATGGCTTAGAAAAAATGGATCAAGATCAAAAAGTCTTAGTATTTGACCTTGGTGGTGGTACATTCGACGTATCAATCCTTGAACTTGGTGATGGTGTATTTGAAGTTTTAGCTACTGCTGGTGATAATCGTCTTGGTGGCGATGACTTTGACCAAAAAATTATCGATTATTTAGTAGCAGAATTCAAAAAAGAAAATGGCATTGATTTATCTCAAGATAAAATGGCATTACAACGTTTAAAAGATGCTGCTGAAAAAGCGAAAAAAGAATTATCAGGTGTAACAACAACTCAAATTTCTTTACCATTCATCACTGCTGGAGAAGCTGGCCCATTACACTTAGAAGTATCACTTTCACGTGCTAAATTCAATGAGTTAACAGCAGATTTAGTAGAACGTACAATGGTTCCAACTCGCCAAGCATTAAGTGATGCAGGTCTATCTGCTTCAGATATTGACCAAGTAATTCTTGTAGGTGGTTCTACTCGTATTCCAGCTGTTCAAGAAGCTGTTAAAAAAGCAACTGGTAAAGAACCACATAAAGGTGTAAACCCTGATGAAGTAGTAGCAATGGGTGCTGCTGTTCAAGGTGGCGTACTTACTGGTGACGTTAAAGATGTAGTACTTCTAGACGTAACTCCATTATCACTTGGTATTGAAACAATGGGTGGTGTGTTCACAAAATTAATCGATCGTAACACTACAATCCCAACATCTAAATCACAAGTATTCTCAACAGCTGCAGATAACCAACCTGCTGTAGACATTCACGTATTACAAGGTGAACGTTCAATGGCTGCTGATAACAAAACATTAGGTCGTTTCCAATTAACAGATATCCCACCAGCTCCACGTGGTGTTCCTCAAATCGAAGTAACTTTCGATATTGATAAAAACGGTATCGTTAACGTAAAAGCAAAAGACCTAGGTACTCAAAAAGAACAAAATATCACAATCCAATCTGACTCAGGTTTATCTGAAGAAGATATCGAACGTATGGTTAAAGAAGCTGAAGCAAATGCTGAAGCTGATAAAAAACGTAAAGAAGAAGTTGATCTTAAAAACGAAGCAGATCAATTAGTCTTCCAAGTTGATAAAACAATCACTGATTTAGGCGACCAAATTACTGAGGATGAAAAGAAATCAGTAACTGATGCTAAAGAAGAGTTACAAAAAGCTCTTGAAGCTGGTGAAATCGAAGGTATTAAATCAGCTAAAGAAAAACTAGAAGGTATTCTTCAACCATTAATCATGAAAGTTTACCAAAAGGCTGCTGAAGCACAACAAGCTCAAGCTGGTGCAGAAGGTAAAGCTACAGATAAAAAAGACGATGGCGTTGTTGACGCAGACTTTACAGAAGTTAACGATAAATAATAGTGCTGAACGGGTGAGTTTAATAAAATAGTCTATAGCTGATACGTTTTTTGCGGCTAGGGCTATCCCACCTGTTTCCTCGACAATCGTTGCAAGGTTTGGACCAAATACATCTTTTTTGCTTTTACCAAGCAGATAGATGTTACAAGTAAGATAGCTAAGATACCAAGTACTATGTCAAGGGCATCTATGGAGTACAAACTATGACCATTAAGAGGCGGGCGTGTAAAGCCGAATATTCATCGTTTATAAAGTAATATGAAAAGCCAAAGACCGCTCTCGGGCTTTGGCTTTTTTAATTGAGTACTGAAACTAATTTAACTTTTAAGTACAAGTAAAGTTGTAATATTGCTTTTGCCATTTTATCGATACATGGTACAATAATAATTATGTGAAAAGAGCGGAGTGTGAAAGATGGAGAAACGTGATTATTACGAAGTTTTAGGCATTCAAAAAAATGCCTCTAAAGACGAGATAAAAAAAGCATATCGTAAATTATCAAAACAATACCATCCTGACTTAAACAAAGAACCAGGGGCAGAAGAAAAATTTAAAGAAATTGCTGAAGCATACGAAGTGTTAAGTGACGATCAAAAACGTGCTCGTTACGACCAATTTGGCCATCAAGATCCAAACCAAGGCTTTGGAGGATTTGGAGGATTTGGTGGTGCAGAAGGCTTTGGTGGATTTGAAGATATCTTTAGCTCATTCTTTGGTGGCGGTAGAACTCGACGTGATCCAAATGCACCACGCAAAGGTGATGATCTTCAATACCGAATGACAATTAGTTTTGAAGAAGCCGTATTCGGTAAAGAAAAAGAAATCGAAATTCCACGTGAAGAAACTTGTGATACATGTCATGGTACAGGTGCAAAACCAGGTACATCAAAAGAAACATGTTCTTACTGTAATGGTTCCGGTCAAACTTCAGAAACAGTCAACACACCATTTGGTCAAATGGTTAACCGTCGTACATGTAGCCATTGCCAAGGTACTGGTCAAATTATTAAAGAAAAATGTTCAACATGTCATGGAGCAGGTACGATTAAAAGACGTAAAAAAATCAAAGTTAATATTCCAGCAGGTGTGGATGATGGACAACAATTACGTTTAAGTGGTCAAGGTGAAGCAGGTGTAAACGGAGGCCCAGCAGGGGATTTATACATTGTATTCCATGTTCGTGCAAGCGACAAATTTGAACGTGATGGTGATGATATCTATTTAGAATTGCCAATTACATTCCCACAAGCTGCACTTGGAGATGAAATCGAAGTACCAACAATTCATGGTAAAGTAAAAATGAAAATCCCTGCAGGTACTCAATCAGGTGATCGTTTCCGCTTAAAAGGTAAAGGGGTTAAAAACGTTCATGGCTATGGAAATGGTGACCAACATGTCATTGTCCAAATCATTACACCAAAGAAATTAACTGAAAAACAAAAAGAATTATTAAGAGAATTTGCTAGTATTTCTGGCGATATCCCAGAAGAACAAAGTAGTTCTTTAATCGACAAAATAAAGAAAAAATTTAAAGGTGAATAATTAGAGGAGTGATTGCAAGTGAAATGGTCGGAGTTATCCATCCATACAACCAACGAAGCTGTTGAACCAATCTCAAATATCCTGCATGAAGCAGGTGCTAGCGGTGTCGTTATTGAAGATTCAGAAGACTTAAGCAAAATTCGTGAAAATGAATTTGGAGAAATATACGAATTAAATCCATCTGATTTCCCAGTGGATGGTGTGATTATAAAAGCTTATTTACCGGTCACAAGCTTTTTAGGAGAAACAGTAGAAGAAATTAAACTTGCAATCACAAACCTTATTAATTTTGATATTAATATTGGTGCTAATGAAGTTTCAATTAGTGAAGTAAACGAAGAAGAATGGGCGACTGCATGGAAAAAATATTATCATCCAGTAAAGATTTCAAATCGTTTTACAATCGTTCCAACTTGGGAAATTTATGAACCAGTTGAAAGTGATGAGTTAATAATAGAATTAGATCCTGGTATGGCATTTGGGACAGGGACACACCCAACAACAGTGATGAGTTTACAAGCATTAGAAAAGCATGTGACAAAAGATTCAACCGTTATTGATGTAGGCACTGGTTCCGGAGTTTTAGCAATTGGTGCAGCAATGCTTGGTGCAAAACATGTTCATGCACTAGATCTTGATGAAGTGGCTGTCCAATCTGCAAAACTAAATGTCAAACTAAACAAAGTTCAAGATCATATTGAAGTAGTTCAAGGAAACTTACTAGATACTGTGAAAGAGCCAGCTGAAATAGTGGTAGCGAATATTTTAGCGGAAATTATTATGACTTTTACTGATGATGCTTATACTGTTGTTAAACCAGGTGGTTATTTCATCACTTCAGGAATCATTGAAGCGAAAAAAGAAGATGTTAAGGAATCGCTTGAGAAAGCTGGGTTCATCATTGACGAAGTAATGATGATGGAAGACTGGGTTACAATTATTTCTCGTAAATCCTAAATTTTTGGAGTGTACTTATGCAACGATATTTTATCAATGAATCATTTGACAATGAATTGGCAATCATCAGCGGGGATGATGCTCACCATATTTCAAAAGTTATGCGTATGCGTGTTGGGGACGAGATAATCGTCGTTCATAATGGGGAAGCTACAATATGTGAAATCGCAGATCTAAAAGAAGATGGAGTACGTGTGCAAAAAACACATCGTACGTTACCATCACCAGAACTTCCTATCAATGTGACAATCGCTTGTGGATTACCAAAAGGCGACAAATTAGATTTAATCGTGCAAAAATCAACTGAATTGGGAATGTACGCTTTGATTCCATTTGAAGCTGAACGTTCAATTGTCAAATGGGACTATAAAAAAGGAAAAAAGAAACAAGAACGATTGCAAAAAATAGCAAAAGAAGCTGCTGAACAATCCCATCGTACCCATATACCAATAATTCAAGAACCTATTAGTTTTAAAAAGCTTTTACAAGAAGTAGGAAATTATGATGTCGTCTTCCTAGCAGATGAAGAAGATGCTAAACAAGTTGTGCGTACGAGATTTGCCGAACAGCTAAAAAAGGTGTATGATTATAAATCAATGCTTGTCATCTTCGGTCCAGAAGGCGGAATTGATCGAGGGGAAGCACAAGCTCTAAAACAATTAGGATGTCAGTGTATATCACTAGGACCTAGAATATTACGAGCGGAAACTGCACCTTTCTATGTGCTTTCTGCTATTTCTTATGAATTTGAATGAAAGAGGTGAGCAGCCTTGTCTTCAGTGGCTTTTCACACACTTGGATGTAAAGTGAATCACTATGAAACAGAAGCAATTTGGCAACTGTTTAAAGATGAAGGTTATGAACGGAAAGAATTTGATCATCAAGCGGATGTATATGTCATAAATACATGTACTGTTACGAATACAGGGGACAAAAAAAGTCGTCAAGTGATTCGCCGTGCGATTCGTCAAAATCCAGATGCAGTAATTTGCGTAACAGGATGCTATGCCCAAACTTCTCCAGCTGAGATTATGGCAATTCCTGGCGTTGATATAGTTGTAGGTACGCAAGATCGTATGAAAATGCTTGGATATATTGAACAATATAAACAAGAACGTCAACCTATTAATGCAGTAAAAAATATTATGAAAAATAGAGTATATGAAGAATTGGATGTACCTTATTTCACAGACCGTACACGTGCTTCATTGAAAATTCAAGAAGGCTGTAATAATTTCTGTACTTTTTGTATCATCCCATGGGCTCGCGGTCTAATGCGTTCTCGTGATCCAAAAGAGGTTGTACGTCAAGCACAACAATTAGTCGAAGCTGGTTATTTAGAAATTGTTTTAACTGGTATTCATACAGGCGGTTATGGACAAGACTTAAAAGATTATAACTTAGCACAACTTCTTCGTGATATTGAAGCTAATGTAAAAGGTTTAAAACGTTTACGTATCAGTTCAATCGAAGCAAGTCAACTAACAGATGAAGTAATCGAAGTATTACGTGATTCTAAAATTGTTGTAAATCACTTACACATTCCAATTCAATCTGGATCTGATACTGTTTTAAAACGTATGCGCCGTAAGTATACAATGGAATTCTTCGGAGAACGTTTAGATCGATTACGTGAAGTATTACCGGATCTTGCAGTTACATCTGATGTAATCGTTGGATTCCCAGGTGAAACAGAAGAAGAATTTATGGAAACTTATAACTTTATTGCAAAACATAAATTTGCAGAATTACATGTTTTCCCATTCTCAAAACGTACGGGTACTCCTGCAGCTCGTATGGAAGATCAAGTAGACGAAGAAGTGAAAAATGAACGTGTTCATCGTTTATTAACCTTAAATGATCAACTCGCGAAAGAGTATGCTTCGAAGTTTGAAAATCAAGTACTTGAAGTAATACCAGAAGAAGTAATTAAAGAAGGCGAAGAAGCAGGATTGCTTACAGGTTATACTAGTAACTATTTGAAAATTGTATTTGAAGGTACTGAAGATATGATTGGTAAACTAGTGAAAGTCAAAATTGACAAGGCAGGATATCCACATTCACATGCTCAATTCGTTCGCGTTATTGATACCGTTAATGCATAATTTTAGAATATGTCAAAAAGCCTAGCGACCAAAGCTAGGCTTTTTTGTTATAGTAATAGATAACAACGAATTGAGGCGATGAAGTTGAAAAAATTAACCATCTCATTAATCATTATGACGCTCGTTGTCTCAAGCGTTATATTGATTGTCAATCATCAAACCAAACAAGGATTACTGAATAATAGTAAAAACAATCATTTGAATAGTCATTATGCTACTAGTAAACTAGAAAATCATCAGAATAAACCTACAAAGAAAGTATTAGAATCTGAGCAGAAAACTACCAATAAACAAGTTAGCAAAAAAGCTGCTGCTCATTCCAAAAAGGTAAAAAAAGTAGTCATTACAATTGACCCTGGCCATCAAAAACGTGCAAATATTGCTCCTGAGCCTGTTGCACCTGGTTCTGTTGAAACAAAGTATAAAGCAACAGTGGGTTCAATGGGGATTGTTACAAGGAAACCGGAATACGCAATCACACTAGAAGCTTCAAAAATGCTAGAAAAAAAACTTAAGCAAAAAGGTTATCAAGTAATATTAACTCGTACATCAAATGATGTTGATTTATCGAATCGTGATCGAGCTCAAATAGCAAACAAACATAAATCATCCTTATTCATAAGGATGCATGCAGATGGAGCTGAAAATTCAAATGCAAAAGGATTTTCAATTATTGCTCCAACGAAAGATAATCCATATACAAAAAAAGTATTTAAAGAAAGCCGTAAAGCCTCTAAATCAATTGTTGAGGAGGTAGGAAAAGAATTTTCACTTTATCAGAATGGCGTTAATTATCGAGCGGGTTTATCAGGATTTAACTGGTCACGGGTGCCTGTCATATTAATAGAATTAGGTTACGTTACTAATCCTGAGGAAGATCGTAATCTCTCTAATAAAAAATACTTAGAAAAACTAACCACTTACATTACCAAAGGTGTAGATCAGTATTTTCATAATCTTTAGTTTAGTGATTTTAACTTGATAGACATTTCTTCAATTGAGAAATAAAACATGCTTAAAAAATTGGATATATAGTTGTATCAG
This window of the Rummeliibacillus pycnus genome carries:
- the grpE gene encoding nucleotide exchange factor GrpE, with amino-acid sequence MSQSNNEKEQLVENEETTVETPAEESTVETENETVEETVQNNEKEDELDELALLKEKLEKEEERYLRLRADFDNLKRRNQIDRVAQEKYRAQNLLTDLLPVLDNFERALQVEATTEDAQSMKQGIEMVYRSLIEATKKEGLEPIATEDAPFDPTIHHAVMQEKDDTKESGVVLQELQKGYMLKDRVLRPAMVKVNE
- the dnaK gene encoding molecular chaperone DnaK; translated protein: MSKIIGIDLGTTNSCVSVLEGGEPVVIANKEGARTTPSVVAFKNGERQVGEVAKRQSITNPNTIISIKRHMGTDYKVKIEDKEYTPQEVSAMILTHLKEYAEDYLGEKVTKAVITVPAYFNDAQRQATKDAGKIAGLEVERIINEPTAAALAYGLEKMDQDQKVLVFDLGGGTFDVSILELGDGVFEVLATAGDNRLGGDDFDQKIIDYLVAEFKKENGIDLSQDKMALQRLKDAAEKAKKELSGVTTTQISLPFITAGEAGPLHLEVSLSRAKFNELTADLVERTMVPTRQALSDAGLSASDIDQVILVGGSTRIPAVQEAVKKATGKEPHKGVNPDEVVAMGAAVQGGVLTGDVKDVVLLDVTPLSLGIETMGGVFTKLIDRNTTIPTSKSQVFSTAADNQPAVDIHVLQGERSMAADNKTLGRFQLTDIPPAPRGVPQIEVTFDIDKNGIVNVKAKDLGTQKEQNITIQSDSGLSEEDIERMVKEAEANAEADKKRKEEVDLKNEADQLVFQVDKTITDLGDQITEDEKKSVTDAKEELQKALEAGEIEGIKSAKEKLEGILQPLIMKVYQKAAEAQQAQAGAEGKATDKKDDGVVDADFTEVNDK
- the dnaJ gene encoding molecular chaperone DnaJ, whose protein sequence is MEKRDYYEVLGIQKNASKDEIKKAYRKLSKQYHPDLNKEPGAEEKFKEIAEAYEVLSDDQKRARYDQFGHQDPNQGFGGFGGFGGAEGFGGFEDIFSSFFGGGRTRRDPNAPRKGDDLQYRMTISFEEAVFGKEKEIEIPREETCDTCHGTGAKPGTSKETCSYCNGSGQTSETVNTPFGQMVNRRTCSHCQGTGQIIKEKCSTCHGAGTIKRRKKIKVNIPAGVDDGQQLRLSGQGEAGVNGGPAGDLYIVFHVRASDKFERDGDDIYLELPITFPQAALGDEIEVPTIHGKVKMKIPAGTQSGDRFRLKGKGVKNVHGYGNGDQHVIVQIITPKKLTEKQKELLREFASISGDIPEEQSSSLIDKIKKKFKGE
- the prmA gene encoding 50S ribosomal protein L11 methyltransferase — its product is MKWSELSIHTTNEAVEPISNILHEAGASGVVIEDSEDLSKIRENEFGEIYELNPSDFPVDGVIIKAYLPVTSFLGETVEEIKLAITNLINFDINIGANEVSISEVNEEEWATAWKKYYHPVKISNRFTIVPTWEIYEPVESDELIIELDPGMAFGTGTHPTTVMSLQALEKHVTKDSTVIDVGTGSGVLAIGAAMLGAKHVHALDLDEVAVQSAKLNVKLNKVQDHIEVVQGNLLDTVKEPAEIVVANILAEIIMTFTDDAYTVVKPGGYFITSGIIEAKKEDVKESLEKAGFIIDEVMMMEDWVTIISRKS
- a CDS encoding 16S rRNA (uracil(1498)-N(3))-methyltransferase, producing the protein MQRYFINESFDNELAIISGDDAHHISKVMRMRVGDEIIVVHNGEATICEIADLKEDGVRVQKTHRTLPSPELPINVTIACGLPKGDKLDLIVQKSTELGMYALIPFEAERSIVKWDYKKGKKKQERLQKIAKEAAEQSHRTHIPIIQEPISFKKLLQEVGNYDVVFLADEEDAKQVVRTRFAEQLKKVYDYKSMLVIFGPEGGIDRGEAQALKQLGCQCISLGPRILRAETAPFYVLSAISYEFE
- the mtaB gene encoding tRNA (N(6)-L-threonylcarbamoyladenosine(37)-C(2))-methylthiotransferase MtaB produces the protein MSSVAFHTLGCKVNHYETEAIWQLFKDEGYERKEFDHQADVYVINTCTVTNTGDKKSRQVIRRAIRQNPDAVICVTGCYAQTSPAEIMAIPGVDIVVGTQDRMKMLGYIEQYKQERQPINAVKNIMKNRVYEELDVPYFTDRTRASLKIQEGCNNFCTFCIIPWARGLMRSRDPKEVVRQAQQLVEAGYLEIVLTGIHTGGYGQDLKDYNLAQLLRDIEANVKGLKRLRISSIEASQLTDEVIEVLRDSKIVVNHLHIPIQSGSDTVLKRMRRKYTMEFFGERLDRLREVLPDLAVTSDVIVGFPGETEEEFMETYNFIAKHKFAELHVFPFSKRTGTPAARMEDQVDEEVKNERVHRLLTLNDQLAKEYASKFENQVLEVIPEEVIKEGEEAGLLTGYTSNYLKIVFEGTEDMIGKLVKVKIDKAGYPHSHAQFVRVIDTVNA
- a CDS encoding N-acetylmuramoyl-L-alanine amidase family protein; amino-acid sequence: MKKLTISLIIMTLVVSSVILIVNHQTKQGLLNNSKNNHLNSHYATSKLENHQNKPTKKVLESEQKTTNKQVSKKAAAHSKKVKKVVITIDPGHQKRANIAPEPVAPGSVETKYKATVGSMGIVTRKPEYAITLEASKMLEKKLKQKGYQVILTRTSNDVDLSNRDRAQIANKHKSSLFIRMHADGAENSNAKGFSIIAPTKDNPYTKKVFKESRKASKSIVEEVGKEFSLYQNGVNYRAGLSGFNWSRVPVILIELGYVTNPEEDRNLSNKKYLEKLTTYITKGVDQYFHNL